The following are encoded in a window of Flavobacterium sp. WC2421 genomic DNA:
- a CDS encoding TonB-dependent receptor has protein sequence MKKVNLLIFLLLPLFCLAQAPLKLKGKIVSETTPLQWADVSISNSQGKIIDGTTTKQDGTFEINIKKGFYKIGVSLLGFTDYEKEIAIENDFDLGTILLKENATNLNEIVIQAKRNTIEQKTDRVVYNLENNVTTVGGDALSAINTAPGVVVQSNVITILGKGASRVMIDGRMIELTAEELNNFLKSISASDIKNIEIISNPPAKYEAEGTGGLINIIMKKGARDSWKNTTTASYDQNKYGIYSLRNNFFFSKNKFRFSASINGKTGYKNVDEVSEVYFVEGLSILKARTKVKDENASGKLALDYDFSEKTTVGFQYLNSKNNPDFQSDIRIDRYNKQKQLQNYILNTSFADKESSNQTYNVHLITKLDSLNRKLSFDVDYFDYNSKFDRKFVANNYDADMTFIAINQSGRNISNQDINNFSFKADMEHPLQALKLSYGAKMSFTNSKSDVFYFNTITGSPELDPQQSNRFKYTENNQAVYINGAKKINEKWNFQLGLRLENTKTNGFSENLNQETVNNYLKLFPTFYASYNENENNNFSLNYGKRINRPRFDLLNPFRIYISSNSYSEGNPFLKPSFSDNFEFSHSYKEILRTSVFVNVITDGYGVLFTSNPETNTLIVTRENYFEGLNYGIGETYSANFMDWWQSENSLYLLGSKTNFTNAINATPTNSLEVDLSTNNTFSLSKTAKLQIDFSYTPPYKQGLYAVGYMSSLNIGFKQDLFNKSVQVAFLTNDVFNTSYLKDFVSVVNGVKQVYNNNESNRFVRLSVVYNFGNKKINVKDRDFGNQEEKNRTGR, from the coding sequence ATGAAAAAAGTGAACCTCCTTATTTTTTTACTATTGCCTTTGTTTTGTTTAGCGCAAGCACCTTTAAAATTGAAAGGAAAAATAGTTAGTGAAACAACTCCCTTACAATGGGCTGATGTTTCCATATCAAATTCACAGGGGAAAATTATTGACGGTACTACAACTAAACAAGATGGTACTTTTGAAATTAATATTAAAAAAGGTTTTTATAAAATAGGTGTAAGTCTTTTAGGATTTACAGACTACGAAAAAGAAATTGCAATAGAAAATGATTTCGATTTAGGTACAATTCTTTTAAAAGAGAATGCAACAAATTTGAATGAAATTGTCATTCAAGCTAAAAGGAATACCATCGAACAGAAAACAGATCGTGTGGTTTATAATCTAGAAAATAATGTTACAACGGTTGGTGGTGATGCATTAAGTGCCATAAATACAGCGCCAGGAGTTGTGGTGCAAAGTAATGTGATCACTATTCTAGGAAAAGGAGCTTCTCGAGTGATGATTGACGGAAGAATGATTGAGTTGACTGCTGAGGAGTTGAACAACTTTTTAAAATCAATTTCGGCAAGTGATATTAAAAACATTGAAATTATCAGTAATCCGCCAGCAAAATACGAAGCGGAAGGAACTGGTGGATTAATTAATATTATCATGAAAAAGGGAGCACGTGATTCCTGGAAAAACACGACTACAGCTTCTTACGATCAAAATAAATATGGCATTTATTCTTTAAGAAATAATTTCTTTTTCAGTAAAAATAAGTTCCGTTTTTCTGCAAGTATAAATGGAAAAACGGGATATAAAAATGTCGATGAAGTTTCTGAGGTGTATTTCGTAGAAGGGCTTTCGATTTTGAAAGCTAGAACAAAAGTAAAAGACGAAAATGCATCAGGAAAATTAGCTTTAGATTATGATTTTTCAGAAAAAACAACGGTTGGTTTTCAATATTTAAACTCCAAAAACAATCCTGATTTTCAATCAGATATTAGAATTGACAGATACAATAAACAAAAGCAATTACAAAATTACATACTCAATACTAGTTTTGCTGACAAAGAATCTAGCAATCAAACGTATAATGTGCATTTGATTACAAAACTGGATTCCCTTAACCGAAAATTATCATTTGATGTAGATTATTTCGATTATAATTCAAAATTTGATCGAAAGTTTGTTGCTAATAACTACGATGCAGATATGACATTTATAGCTATAAATCAGTCAGGGAGAAATATTTCTAATCAAGATATCAATAACTTTAGTTTCAAGGCAGATATGGAACATCCGCTTCAAGCGTTAAAATTATCGTATGGTGCAAAGATGAGTTTTACAAATAGCAAGAGCGATGTGTTCTATTTTAATACCATTACTGGTAGTCCAGAATTAGATCCTCAGCAATCAAACCGATTTAAGTACACCGAAAATAATCAGGCAGTTTACATTAATGGAGCTAAAAAAATTAATGAAAAATGGAATTTTCAATTGGGATTGCGATTAGAGAATACTAAAACCAATGGTTTTTCTGAAAATTTGAATCAAGAAACAGTGAATAATTATTTAAAATTATTTCCAACATTTTATGCTTCTTATAACGAAAACGAGAACAATAATTTCAGTTTGAATTACGGAAAAAGAATTAATAGACCTCGTTTTGACTTATTGAATCCGTTTCGTATTTACATCAGTAGTAATAGCTATTCAGAAGGAAACCCGTTTTTGAAGCCTTCTTTCAGTGATAATTTTGAATTTTCTCATTCGTACAAAGAAATTTTACGGACTAGTGTTTTCGTAAATGTTATTACAGATGGCTATGGTGTGCTATTTACATCAAATCCTGAAACCAATACGCTAATTGTGACAAGAGAGAATTATTTTGAAGGTTTGAATTACGGTATTGGAGAGACTTATTCTGCTAATTTTATGGATTGGTGGCAAAGTGAAAATTCATTGTATCTTTTAGGATCAAAAACAAATTTTACAAATGCGATAAATGCGACGCCAACAAATAGTTTAGAGGTAGATCTTTCTACAAACAATACTTTTTCATTAAGTAAAACGGCAAAATTGCAAATTGATTTTAGTTATACTCCTCCTTATAAGCAAGGACTATATGCAGTAGGTTATATGTCAAGTCTAAATATTGGTTTTAAGCAAGATTTGTTTAATAAAAGTGTTCAAGTGGCGTTTCTGACTAATGATGTTTTTAATACTTCTTATTTAAAAGATTTTGTTTCGGTTGTAAATGGAGTGAAACAAGTGTATAACAACAATGAAAGCAATCGATTTGTACGTCTGTCTGTGGTTTATAATTTTGGGAACAAAAAAATAAATGTAAAAGATAGAGATTTTGGGAATCAAGAAGAGAAAAATAGAACAGGTAGATAA